A genomic segment from Pediococcus acidilactici encodes:
- a CDS encoding VOC family protein gives MTPKKIDHVAIICTDYAAARKFYVEQLGMQVVQETKRSDKQDVKLDLSFGDLMVELFIKSTAPKRLTYPEAAGLRHLCFKTEDIAADVAELKAKGIRVEPIRKDDLNQRKMTFFFDPDGLPIELHE, from the coding sequence ATGACACCAAAAAAAATCGACCACGTTGCAATTATTTGTACCGATTATGCTGCAGCCCGGAAATTTTACGTGGAACAGTTAGGGATGCAAGTGGTGCAAGAAACTAAACGAAGTGATAAACAGGATGTTAAGTTAGACCTGAGTTTTGGAGACTTGATGGTAGAATTATTCATCAAGTCCACGGCGCCTAAACGACTTACGTATCCTGAAGCAGCGGGATTGCGGCACCTATGCTTTAAAACGGAGGACATCGCTGCTGACGTTGCTGAATTGAAGGCTAAGGGGATTCGGGTAGAACCTATTCGCAAAGACGACCTCAATCAGCGTAAAATGACCTTTTTCTTTGACCCGGATGGCTTACCGATTGAATTACACGAATGA
- a CDS encoding MFS transporter encodes MKQSQAPSKTNKTLILIALGIFTFMSTLDGSIVNIAMPIMSKEMNISLSRIEWVVSIYLIVISALLMFFGRLGDVIGKSKVFRIGTAIFILGSLLAGINLGLAFLLFARAVQAIGAAMTMSNSFGITTSTFPIEQRGRAMGVIGTFVALGAVAGPAIGGLILNYLTWNYIFWINVPIGILAVLIGLKSLPHDQPLAANAPIDWMGAIEFAICIITFFFAILRGQERGYSNPLILGALLIAIISFGLFIHTENHRRHPLLDLSIFQYADFTLGLIAALLVFINGFFYNVLMPYYLVNARGLSSGVAGTLLSIIPLTMVIFGPVGGFLSDKFGGAKITVIGVTLLLISQFLIMGFNLQTPYWFFIFTSIITGMGTGLFQSPNNASVMSAVPHNRLGIAGSVNALARNLGMILGVTISTSALFLLMSAKAHTNLTTYPHGNDQLFIFGMHFSFAISAGLLAIADIIVIRRWLIARQKTLDA; translated from the coding sequence ATGAAGCAGTCACAAGCGCCTTCAAAAACGAATAAAACGCTAATTCTAATTGCACTGGGCATTTTCACCTTCATGTCCACCCTTGATGGCTCAATCGTCAACATCGCCATGCCCATCATGTCAAAGGAAATGAACATTAGCCTAAGTCGAATTGAATGGGTCGTTTCTATTTATTTGATCGTCATTAGCGCCCTACTAATGTTTTTTGGTCGCTTAGGGGACGTAATTGGAAAATCAAAAGTATTCCGGATCGGAACCGCCATATTTATTTTGGGATCTCTACTTGCCGGAATTAATTTAGGCCTGGCGTTTTTACTATTCGCCCGGGCCGTTCAGGCAATCGGAGCTGCCATGACCATGTCTAACAGTTTTGGAATTACTACGAGTACCTTTCCCATTGAACAACGGGGACGGGCAATGGGAGTAATCGGAACCTTCGTTGCGCTAGGAGCCGTTGCCGGCCCCGCAATTGGTGGTCTAATCTTAAATTATTTAACTTGGAACTACATTTTTTGGATTAACGTCCCCATCGGAATCCTTGCCGTTTTAATTGGATTAAAGAGTTTACCCCATGACCAGCCCCTCGCAGCCAACGCACCCATCGATTGGATGGGAGCAATTGAATTTGCAATCTGTATCATTACCTTTTTCTTTGCAATTCTTCGTGGCCAGGAACGCGGGTATTCCAACCCATTAATTCTGGGAGCCTTATTAATTGCTATAATTTCGTTTGGTTTATTTATTCATACCGAAAACCACCGTCGGCACCCTTTGTTAGACCTATCGATTTTTCAATATGCCGACTTTACGCTGGGATTAATTGCCGCTCTGCTTGTATTTATTAACGGCTTCTTTTACAACGTTTTAATGCCCTATTACCTAGTTAACGCCCGGGGCCTATCTTCGGGCGTGGCCGGAACCCTTTTGTCCATCATTCCGTTGACCATGGTAATTTTCGGACCCGTGGGCGGCTTTTTATCTGACAAATTTGGTGGTGCTAAAATCACCGTAATCGGCGTAACGCTGCTATTAATTTCACAGTTCCTAATTATGGGATTCAACTTACAAACGCCATACTGGTTCTTTATTTTTACTTCTATTATTACCGGAATGGGAACTGGATTATTCCAATCCCCTAACAATGCTTCCGTAATGTCGGCGGTACCGCACAACCGTTTAGGGATTGCGGGCAGCGTCAACGCCCTGGCACGGAACCTCGGAATGATTTTAGGGGTAACAATTTCTACGTCAGCGTTATTCTTGTTGATGAGCGCCAAAGCACACACTAACTTAACCACCTATCCACACGGCAATGACCAACTCTTTATTTTCGGAATGCATTTTTCATTCGCCATTTCTGCCGGATTACTTGCAATCGCCGATATCATTGTAATCCGCCGTTGGTTAATTGCCCGGCAGAAAACTTTGGACGCATAA
- a CDS encoding iron-sulfur cluster biosynthesis family protein, whose amino-acid sequence MKINITPSAQEYLSTKNIGQRHVFLALDDGSSKFSKLGGSCSIGNKFQLVVADNEDADYAEPIENNAGLELSTGHDEPTYLGEGLTLDYKMGLLALRDNSGIIDNAVTVTNFVPQNDGDGKQLKKDMQELGNQIC is encoded by the coding sequence ATGAAAATTAACATTACTCCATCTGCACAAGAATATTTAAGCACTAAAAACATCGGTCAACGCCACGTCTTTTTGGCACTAGACGACGGATCAAGCAAGTTTTCTAAACTAGGCGGTTCATGTTCAATCGGAAATAAGTTCCAACTAGTGGTTGCGGACAATGAAGATGCTGACTACGCTGAACCAATCGAAAACAACGCTGGTTTGGAGCTTTCTACCGGTCATGACGAACCCACTTATTTAGGTGAAGGCCTAACCCTTGACTACAAGATGGGTTTGCTAGCACTTCGCGATAACAGTGGAATTATTGACAACGCCGTTACGGTAACGAACTTTGTCCCCCAAAACGACGGAGACGGTAAGCAACTTAAGAAAGATATGCAAGAATTAGGTAATCAAATTTGCTAA
- a CDS encoding flavocytochrome c: MAQSQELQTTTSKKQFDTVIVGAGSAGLVSALALTEAGKQVVVLEKMAKPGGNSIRASSGMNAAKTAVQEHAGIKDTYEAFFEDTYRGGGQQNDVDMLRYFTSHAAEAVDWLKNHGIILDDLTLTGGMAVKRAHRPSSAPAIGGYLIHHLIDDLAEKQVPVFCETKVVNIIRTEAGDFEVVTENPAGIRETLHSKTIILATGGFSASQDLIGHYRPDLLHYRTTNQPGATGDGLRLAQQLGAQLVDMAEVQVHPTVYQDSVKTFLIGETVRGEGAILVNHQGRRFVNELATRKEVTAAINAQTPANAFLIFNQALINRVVAVQFYDQIGLVTHGATLAELADQLEISQAALDTTMATWQTVVHQQHDAEFGRTTGLVDDFATGPFAAIPVAPAVHYTMGGLKVNVQTQVLDDQQQPIAGLYAAGETVGGLHGNNRLGGNSIAETVVFGLAAARQIRNYQS, encoded by the coding sequence ATGGCACAATCCCAAGAACTTCAAACAACCACCAGCAAAAAGCAATTTGATACCGTAATCGTGGGGGCCGGGAGTGCGGGTTTAGTAAGTGCACTCGCGTTAACCGAAGCGGGAAAACAAGTGGTCGTTTTAGAAAAGATGGCCAAGCCTGGCGGAAACTCTATCCGGGCTTCTTCAGGAATGAACGCTGCTAAAACGGCTGTTCAGGAGCACGCGGGGATTAAGGATACTTACGAAGCCTTTTTTGAAGATACCTACCGGGGTGGCGGCCAGCAAAATGACGTGGACATGCTGCGCTATTTTACTAGTCACGCAGCCGAGGCGGTGGATTGGCTAAAAAATCACGGCATTATTTTAGATGATTTGACCTTAACCGGTGGAATGGCGGTAAAGCGGGCGCACCGACCAAGCAGTGCGCCGGCGATTGGTGGTTACTTGATACACCATTTAATAGATGACTTGGCAGAAAAACAGGTGCCGGTGTTTTGTGAAACTAAGGTAGTCAATATTATTCGTACGGAAGCCGGGGATTTTGAGGTGGTTACCGAAAATCCAGCTGGGATTCGAGAAACTCTCCATAGCAAGACGATTATTTTAGCAACCGGAGGCTTTTCGGCCAGCCAAGATTTAATTGGGCACTACCGACCTGATTTACTGCATTACCGCACCACGAACCAACCGGGAGCGACCGGCGATGGACTCCGGCTAGCACAGCAGTTGGGAGCTCAGTTGGTCGATATGGCGGAAGTTCAAGTGCATCCCACCGTTTATCAAGATTCAGTAAAGACCTTTTTAATTGGGGAAACGGTCCGCGGCGAGGGCGCGATTCTCGTTAATCATCAAGGACGCCGGTTCGTTAACGAATTGGCCACCCGTAAAGAAGTTACGGCGGCGATTAACGCGCAAACTCCGGCCAACGCTTTTCTAATTTTTAACCAAGCGTTGATTAACCGGGTGGTTGCCGTCCAATTTTACGACCAAATTGGTTTGGTCACCCATGGTGCAACCCTTGCAGAATTAGCCGACCAATTGGAAATTTCCCAAGCCGCTTTGGATACTACGATGGCAACTTGGCAAACGGTAGTTCACCAACAGCATGATGCAGAATTTGGCCGCACCACCGGCTTGGTAGATGACTTTGCAACCGGGCCTTTTGCGGCGATTCCGGTGGCACCAGCCGTACATTACACGATGGGCGGCTTAAAAGTTAACGTACAAACTCAAGTTTTAGATGATCAACAACAACCGATTGCGGGATTATATGCGGCTGGGGAAACCGTGGGCGGATTGCACGGTAATAACCGGCTCGGAGGTAATTCGATTGCGGAAACGGTGGTCTTTGGGTTGGCGGCCGCTCGTCAGATTAGAAATTATCAATCTTAA